Part of the Candidatus Protochlamydia phocaeensis genome is shown below.
AAATCAACAAATTCGATTAATTTATTAATTGCAAGCCCTATATAAAGTTACATTGTCATTCCCCCATCGACAGCAATAACTTGCCCAGTTATATAATTGGCAAGCGGACTTGCCAAGAAACAAACTAAATTGGCAATATCAGTTGGCTCTCCCATATATCCAAGTGGAATATCTTTAAGAATGGCCTCTTTTTGACTATCGGACAGAGATTCGGTCATTTTTGTGCAGATAAAGCCGGGCGCTATGCAGTTCACTAAAATACCTCTTGAAGCGACCTCTTTTGCCAAGGCTTTTGTAAATCCGATCATGCCGGCTTTGGAAGCCGCATAGTTAACCTGGCCGGCATTCCCCATCAATCCGACAACTGAGCTAATATTGATAATCCGTCCTTTTTTGGCCTTCATCATCGCACGAATAACTGCATGGCAAGTATTGTAGCAAGATTTTAAATTGATGTTCAGCACACGATCCCATTCTTCTTCTGACATCTTCATCAAGAGCTGATCGGCCGTAATTCCGGCATTATTGACGAGAATATCAATCGCCCCCATTTCCTCAGTCACTCTCTTAATTGCTTCCTCTACAGCTGACGTTTTAGCCACATCGACTTGATAAAAACGCGCTTCTTTTCCTGTGGAAAGGGCTTGAATTTCTGCTAAAACAGCTGCCCCCGTTTCTGCATTTGTTCCGAAAATGGCAACTTTTGCCCCTAGCTCAGCCAGCTTTAAAGCAATGGCTTTTCCAATTCCGGCATTCCCTCCGGTGACAACAGCGATTTGATCCGTTAATTGCTTCATTCTAACTCGCCCTCTTTTTCCAATTTCGTTAAAATGTCTAAATCTTCCACTTTCTCAATGGTAATTGTTTGCGCATTGATACCCATGCGTTTATTCATTCCCGCCAATGTTTTGCCCGGACCAAACTCGATGAACAAATCGACTCCTTGCTTATCCATGGCTCGAATTCCTTGTTCCCAACGGACAGAACTAGTGACTTGTTTGATCAAATTGCGCCGCACGGCTGGCAGATCTTGGACAAAGTCCCCCGGAACATTCATGACAAGCTGGGATGAGCCTTTTTCAAGGGGAACGCTCTCAATAAAAGGAGCAAGACGCTCTTCTGCCGGGCGCATGAGACCACTGTGAAAAGCTCCATGGACTTGCAAGGGAAGCACACGCTTGGCTCCCCGCGCTTTTACAGCTTCGCTTCCGGCTTCGATTCCCTTCATAGTCCCTGA
Proteins encoded:
- the fabG gene encoding 3-oxoacyl-ACP reductase FabG yields the protein MKQLTDQIAVVTGGNAGIGKAIALKLAELGAKVAIFGTNAETGAAVLAEIQALSTGKEARFYQVDVAKTSAVEEAIKRVTEEMGAIDILVNNAGITADQLLMKMSEEEWDRVLNINLKSCYNTCHAVIRAMMKAKKGRIINISSVVGLMGNAGQVNYAASKAGMIGFTKALAKEVASRGILVNCIAPGFICTKMTESLSDSQKEAILKDIPLGYMGEPTDIANLVCFLASPLANYITGQVIAVDGGMTM